The Mesotoga sp. UBA6090 genomic sequence GAGCGTTAATAATGGAAGCTCTTCAGCACGATGACACTGTCTGGTACGTTGTGAAGGCGTATGCGGAGAATATCAAGAGCGATGTGCAATTGAGGAAGGTTCTGAATGACTTGAAGGATTCGGCTCAAAGATCTTTAGAGAAAACAAAAGGGCTTGAGTTAGAGAAACATCATCAGAGACTGCTGGATATAGTTCAGCAGTCTCTTCGTTTATTGGGAGGTGAAGAATGAAGTGCATGATGTGTGGCAAAGAAACAGATGAGGGTTTCATGACGACAAAGGGCAACTTCGTTTGTTGGGAGTGCGGACAGAACGCAGAGCTAACCATGTGTTCAAAATGCACTACGGTCATAGAGGAAGGCGATCCGTTTATAGAGGTTTGCGACGGAGAGTTTCTCTGCATTGACTGCGCATATGGGAGGGTGTATGGAAGACAAGAAGCGTCAACTTAAGCAACAAATACATTCAATTATTCCTGACATCGAGCAGGCTCTTGATCAGGAGGTTGATCGAATCGTTGACAGCGGCGCTGTATCTGAAGAAGAGTACGAGAGCTATTTGAACAACGGCCTATCTTTCATTCTTGCTAAGGCGATCATTTCTCAGTGGTTTTCCAGTGAGCCTTACGGCCCGCCTAAATTCAGCAAGAGCCTAAAGCAATTCTTCAATCGCATAGCGTGCGTATAGGAGGGAGTATGAAGATTCTAAAGAAAACGTATCAGTCCCGAAGGGACTTTTGGGCCGATATGGTATGCGAACACTGTGGCCATATCGAAAAGGACGTTAGAGGCTATGACGACACCAACTTTCACCATAACGTTATACCAGCAATACCTTGCCCTAAGTGCGGAAAGATTTCTGGTCAGATAACTTCAGAACCTGATCAGCCAGATTGGGCAGTGCTTTAGGAGGAGATTATGGATAATAAAGAAGCTGCCGAAAGGCTAGAGCAAGCCTTTCAAAAGTGGATTAGTTCAGATGACTTTCACAAGTTGGAGCGGTTGATGAGAGTCTTTCATCACTACTCCTTTAACAATCTGATTCTCATTCTTTTCCAGCGGCCAGATGCTACGAGAGTGGCAGGGTTCAACGCATGGAAGAAGCTCAACAGATTCGTTAAGAAGGGCGAGAAGGGCATCATGATCTTCGCGCCCTGCACTTACAAGTACAAAACCTACGAAGACGGAGAAGAGAAAACAGTCTTCGGGATAAAAGGTTTCAAGCCAACTTACGTTTTCGATGTGAGCCAAACAGAGGGAGAAGAGCTTGAAGATGTTCCAGAACCGCACATCGAAGACGAATATGATGGCCTTCAAGTTATCGCAGAGGCCATAGAGAAGATGGCCTACACAATAGACTGGTACGACGAGAGCCTTACAGGAGAGAAGGGGTACGTGAGAAAGGGTGCGAAGATTATTCACGTACTAAACACGGAGTCGTCGGGCCAGAAAGCAAGCACTCTTCTCCATGAATGGGCGCACCTGCAGATAGATAACATGGGGAGGGATACCGAAGAGGTTGTAGTCCAGACTGCCAGCTACTTCATCATGGCTCGTCTCGGTCTGGACACAAGCTGGTACACCGCTAAGTATGTTCAGAGTTGGGCGAACAGCAAGAATTGGAAGGAGATCTCACAGCTCTTCTCAATGTCCGATAAGCTATGCAGAAAATTCTTTGAAGAATCGGGGGTGCTAAATGTATTGGCATGACGAGAAATACAAGGGCAGGGCAATAACAAAAGAACTATTGATTAAAGTTGAGCATGATGTAAAGATAGCGATAGATCATTATGCTCAACGAGCGGTAAATTCTCGTCTCACAGCTTACCACGACGGAAACGACATTATACTTGTCGCTCATAACGAGGAGACGGCGAACTATCTCAAAAGGATATCTGGAGAAAGGAAACCTCGTTATGAAATTGACGATTATGTTTGTGTCATAGAAAGTGTCCGCGAAGGAAAAGTGATTCCAGCGAAGGTTTCTGGAATTAGACGCATTACTTACTCGGACACGGCAGATGTATTTATGTACGAGGTAGAAAATGAAGTACATTCTTACACCATCAATGAATCAGAGATTGTGTCTATCCACGAAGCGACAGAGATTGCAAAAGAGGTTTTGAGAGAGAGACTCGATTTTCTTGAAACTCACTATTTTAATGACGGACAGTGGATAGAGATCCCAATAATGAAGGAGGATTAAATGCACAGAACTGTCGGAGACCTCAAGATGGCTGGATACAAGTACATTACCAACCTGCTGCACCCGAAAGAGAACATTCTCATAAGCGACTTATGCAGGAAGGGGAACACGTTCGTTCTCGTAGAGAAGGATATTGACACGAAGGAGAGGCTTATACGCTTCACAAGCAAAAGGCTTCTCCTGAAATACATAAGAGAAGAGTATTCGTTCGCTCACGCCAAGAAAGCCGAGTACATGATAAAGGGGGTCAAACATGACAAAGAGAGAGCGAATAGTTGAGCTTTGGGAAGAGTGCAACGTAAACGGTATAGTATCCGATATGATAGACAAGGCAGATACTTGGAAGGATT encodes the following:
- a CDS encoding ArdC family protein — translated: MDNKEAAERLEQAFQKWISSDDFHKLERLMRVFHHYSFNNLILILFQRPDATRVAGFNAWKKLNRFVKKGEKGIMIFAPCTYKYKTYEDGEEKTVFGIKGFKPTYVFDVSQTEGEELEDVPEPHIEDEYDGLQVIAEAIEKMAYTIDWYDESLTGEKGYVRKGAKIIHVLNTESSGQKASTLLHEWAHLQIDNMGRDTEEVVVQTASYFIMARLGLDTSWYTAKYVQSWANSKNWKEISQLFSMSDKLCRKFFEESGVLNVLA